The Halomonas elongata DSM 2581 DNA segment CTTTGGCGTGGCCATGGCCCTGGAGCGCAACCCCGAAGTGGCGCATGCCTTCAAGGAGCTGGGACACGAGATCGCCTGTCACGGCTACCGCTGGATCCATTACCAGAAAGTGCCCGAGCATATCGAGCGCGAGCACATGCGCAAGGCGATCGAGATCTTCCAGTCGCTGTACGGCGAGACGCCGCTGGGCTGGTACACCGGCCGCGACAGCCCCAATACCCGTCGCCTGGTGCTCGACGAGGGCAGTTTCCTCTACGACAGTGACTACTATGGCGACGATCTGCCGTTCTGGACGCGCGAGGCCGACAGCCAGGGCCGCGAGCACGATCACCTGGTGGTGCCCTACACCCTGGACAGCAACGACATGCGCTTCGCCGCGCCCCAGGGCTTCAATACCGCCGATCACTTCTTCACCTACCTGCGCGATGCCTTCGACGTCCTCTATGCCGAGGGCGAGGAAACGCCGAAGATGCTCTCTGTGGGGCTGCATTGCCGGCTGATCGGACGGCCCGGTCGCTTCCGCGCCCTGCAGCGTTTCCTCGATCACATCGAGGCGCACGACCGCGTCTGGGTCACGCGGCGGGTGGATATCGCCCGGCACTGGGCCGAGCGTCATCCGGTAAGCCGGTGATTCGGTAGATGAGAATGTTCGCCCCCTTGATGGTGAACGTCTCGGCGGCTGGCCCCTGTTTCGGGGGGCAGCCGCCGCGACCGACTGCATGGTGCTGGAGAAGCCATGTCAGTGCGAGGGGCGAGAGCTGGCGGCTAGCCGACCCATTGAGTGGCTTGGGCGAACATCAGAAAGCACAGCGAGGTCAGCACCCAGGTACAGAAAAGCGGGAAGAAGAACTTGACCCACTTCTGCCAGGGGACTCCAGCCAATGCCAGAGTTGCCATGAAGTAGCCGGACGTGGGATAGAGGATGTTGCCGATGCCATCGCCGAGCTGATAGGCCAATACGGCGGTTTGTCGAGTGACGCCGATGAGGTCGGCCAAGGGGGCCATGATGGGCATGGTCACCAGGGCCTGGCCGCTGCCGGAAGGCACCACGAAGTTGAAGCCGAGTTGGGCGAAGTACATGCCGATGGCCGACAGCAGGCTGGGCAGTTCGCCGACGAGGTTGCCCAGCCCATGGACCAGCGTGTCCATGATCTGGCCATCTTCGAGCACCACGGCGACACCCCGAGCGATCCCGGCGATCATGGCGCCAACCAGGACATCGCGGAAGCCCTGATTGAACCCCTCGCAGATTTCGTCGCCCTTCAGGCCGGCGATCAAGCCGACGACAATGCCCATGATGATGAACAGGCCGGCCATTTCCATCATGAACCAGCCTTGCGCGAGTACGCCGTACACCAACAGGGCGAAGAAGCCGAAAGCGGCAAGGGCGGCGAGCTTCTGGCGAGAGCTGGCAACCAGGGCTCCTTCGTCGGTGGCGTGCTGGTAGGAAGAGCGTTTCTCCGCTTCGTTGGCGTCATCGGCCATCAGGCTCAGCGATGGGTCGTCGTGAATCCTGCGCGCATAGCGCATGACGAAAAAGATGCCGATACACAGGATGATGACGAAGGCGACTGCACGCAGAGCGAAGCCGGAATAGAGAGGCAGGCCAGACAGTTGTTGGCCGAGCCCTGTGTTGATGGGGTTGAGGACGCCGGTGGTGAAGCCGGCGGTAGTGGCGCAGAGCGCCACGGCGGCGGCGGTCACCGAATCGAAGCGCAGGGCAATCATCAAGGGCAGGATGACCGGCACGTAGACAAGCGACAGCTCCTGAGTGCCGATCAGTGTGGCCACCACGGCAAAGGTGGTCATGAGCACCGGAATCATCAGCAAGCTTCTACTGGCGAATCGTCGGCTCAGCTTGTCGACACCGATCTCGATGATACCGGTGCGTCTCAGGACCATGAACATGCCGCCGATCATGAAGGTGAAAAATACCACCTGGCCGGCACTCATCAGGCCATTGGGGATTGCCAGCATGAAATCCACCGGACCTACTGGGGTCGACTCGACGTACTGGAAGGAGGTGGCGTCGATGGTGGTGCGACCGCTGGGTCCAGGAATACGCTCGTAGGTGCCGGCAGGCACGAAATACGTGGCTATCGAGGCAAGAGCGATGAAGATGAACAGAATCACATAGATATGTGGTATCTGAAACGAGCTCTTGTGCTTTTTGCGGGACGCTCGGGCATCAGTGGTTTGAGGTTGTTGGGGCATACAGTACCTCGGGGTTGTTATTGGTGGATGAAGCGGATGTACCTTGCGGGAAACAGGTACGTTGACTCTCGAGGGGTGAGTGAAGTGCGCAGTTGACGCAAGGCGTCATGACGCCATTGCTGCCCAGTGGCTGAAACGAGGGAGGCTCGTCTATCTCTTCTTCGATATTGCCACCTCCTCGATTGAATCTTATTGTGAAAAGGATTTCCATAATTTTTTGGCAAGCCGATATATTGGTGCTCGACGGAGAACATGGCCGCTGGCGAGGGTCGTGACAGGGGATCGGTGTGCCGAGAAAAACCAATAAGCAAGAAGGCGATGGTGCCGGGCGCTTTCCAGGTGCCATAGCCGTTAGTCATGGCCGAGAGATAGCTTATCTCTCATGCAGGAGGTTATATGCTTGAACTCGAGGCACGCCCGCTGACTCAGGAGGCGTTCGCCCCCTTCGGCGAGGTGATCGATACGCGCATTGCCGATTACTTTCATATCAATGCCGGTCGTACCCGGCGTTACCATGATCTGGCGCGGGTCGAGACGCTGGGCGAGGAGGCGAGGGCGCTGATCAGCATCTTCGTCAGCCAGCCCGTCGAGGTGCCGCTGACGCTGGATTTCCTCGAACGCCATCCTCAGGGCAGCCAGGCTTTCGTGCCGATGCATGAGGAGCGCTTCTTGATCGTGGTGGCGCCGCCCGGCGAGAGTATCGATCCCGAGAGTGTGCGGGCTTTCGTCACCGACGGTCGCCAGGGCGTCAACTACCGCGCCGGTACCTGGCATGCCATTCAGTCCGTGCTGGAGCGCGAGGGTGAATTCCTGGTGGTGGACCGCGGCGGCCAGGGCAACAATTGCGACGAGTATCCCATCGAGATCCGGGTGACCCTGCCCGAGCATGAGGTCGTCGCGTCGTCAGACACTGAATTCGAGGAGAGGCAATGAGCCAGAGCCCCGTGACCCAGAGACAGTACTACGCCCCCCACGGCGGCCATCCGGGACAGAAGGTCATGACCACCGACCGGGCCATGTTCACCGAGGCTTTCGCGGTGATTCCCAAGGGGGTCTATCGCGATATCGTGACCAGCAAGTTGCCCCATTGGGAGAACACCCGGCTGTGGATACTGTCCCGGCCGCTCTCCGGTTTTGCGGAGACCTTCTCCCAGTACATCATGGAGGTCTCGCCAGGCGGCGGCAGCGAACGGCCCGAGACCGATCCGGGAGCCGAGGGTGTGCTGTTCGTGGTGGAGGGCGAGCTGGTGCTGACCCTGGGCGGCGAGCGGCATCGCATGGTGCCCGGCGGTTATGCCTTCATTCCGCCGGGCAGCGACTGGCAATTGCGCAACGAAGCCGATGAGCCGGTACGTTTTCACTGGATTCGCAAGGCCTACGAATTCGTCGACGGCATCGACGTTCCCGAGGCCTTCGTGGTCAACGAAAATGACATCGAGCCGACGGTGATGCCGGACTGCAACGAGGTCTGGGCCACCACGCGCTTCGTCGATCCGGACGACATGCGCCACGATATGCACGTGACCATCGTCACCTTCCAGCCGGGCGGGGTGATTCCCTTCGACGAGACCCATGTCATGGAGCATGGTCTTTACGTGCTCGAGGGCAAGGCGGTCTATCACCTCAACCAGCAGTGGGTGGAGGTCGAGGCCGGGGACTACATGTGGCTGCGCGCCTTCTGCCCCCAGGCCTGCTATGCCGGTGGCCCAGGGCCCTTCCGCTATCTGCTTTACAAGGACGTCAACCGGCACATGGCGCTGCCTTACAGCAAGCGTCGCTGATCGCCGCCGCTCGGCTTAACGGCGACAGTCCTCAAAGAACCCGCCCGGCGCTTGCGTCGGGCGGGTTCTTCTTGTGTATCCAGAAGGCCATGCGCGAAGGCTCGGGGCGTCGCAATGAGCCGTCATGGTGCTGTGGTCGTCTTTGTTCATGTTTTTCCGGGAAAATTTTCCATTTTTAGCAACCTATTGAATTTGCTGTCTCAAAATAACTGGAAATATTTTTCATGATGTGTTGACGGCTCCTGCCGGGTGGGCCTAGTCTCTGTATACAGAAATTATTTCCAAAGAATAAAACCCGTCACCGGAGGAATCGTCATGGCTCGCATGACCGCTGCGGAAGCTGCCGTTCACGTGCTCAAGAAAGAGGGGGTCGATGTCGCCTTCGGCCTGCCCGGCGCCGCCATCAATCCCTTCTATGCCGCGATGCGCAACGTCGGCGGTGTGGATCACGTCCTGGCGCGTCACGTCGAGGGCGCCTCGCACATGGCCGAGGGTTATACGCGTACCCAGCCGGGTAACGTCGGAGTGTGCATCGGCACCTCCGGGCCGGCCGGTACGGACATGATCACCGGCCTGTATTCGGCCTCCGCCGATTCCATCCCGATCCTGTGCATCACCGGTCAGGCGCCGGCGAACAAGCTGCACAAGGAGGATTTTCAGGCGGTCGATATCAAGGCGATCGCCGGACCGGTCACCAAGTGGGCCATCACCGTGCTGGAGCCGGCCCAGGTGCCGCGTGCCTTCCAGCAGGCCTTCCAGATCATGCGCAGCTCGCGCCCTGGACCGGTGCTGATCGATTTGCCGATCGACGTGCAGATGACCGAGATCGAGTTCGATCCGGATACCTACGAATCGCTGCCGGCCTACAAGCCGAGCGCTTCGCGCGCCCAGATCGAGAAGGCGATGGGCATGCTCAACGAGTCCGACCAGCCGCTGCTGGTGGCCGGCGGCGGCATCATCAATGCCGATGCCAGCGAGCTGCTCACCGAGTTCGCCGAGATCACCGGCGTGCCGGTCATCCCGACGCTGATGGGCTGGGGCACCATCCCCGATGACCATCCGCTGATGGCGGGCATGGTGGGGCTGCAGACCGCTCACCGTTACGGCAACGCGACCATGCTGGCGTCCGACTTCGTCATGGGCATCGGCAACCGCTGGGCGAACCGCCATACCGGTGCGCTGGATTCCTACACCGAGGGGCGCACCTTCGTCCACGTGGATATCGAGCCGACCCAGATCGGTCGCATCTTCGGGCCGGACTACGGCATCGTCTCCGATGCCAAGGCAGCGCTGGAGCTGTTCGTCGAAGTGGCGAAGGAGTGGAAAGCCGAGGGCAAGCTCAAGGATCGCAGCGCCTGGGCCGAGGAATGCCAGGAGCGCAAGCGTACCCTGCTGCGCAAGACTCACTTCGACAACGTGCCGGTCAAGCCGCAGCGCGTCTACGAAGAGATGAACAAGGCCTTCGGCAAGAATACCCGTTACGTCAGCACCATCGGGCTTTCCCAGATCGCCGGCGCCCAGTTCCTGCACGTCTACAAGCCGCGCCACTGGATCAACTGCGGTCAGGCAGGTCCGTTGGGATGGACGATTCCGGCTGCGCTCGGGGTGCGTCGTGCCGACCCGGAGACCGATATCGTCGCACTGTCGGGCGACTATGATTTCCAGTTCATGGTCGAGGAGCTCGCCGTGGGCGCGCAGTTCAACCTGCCCTACATTCACGTGCTGGTGAACAACTCCTACCTGGGGCTGATTCGCCAGGCCCAGCGTGGCTTCGACATGGACTACCAGGTGCAGCTCTCCTTCGAGAACATCAACTGCCCCGAGATCAACGGCTATGGCGTCGACCATGTCTCCGTGGTCGAAGGTCTGGGCTGCAAGGCGCTGCGGGTCACCGATCCCGAGAAGATCGGCGAGGCCTTCGCCGAAGCCCGTGAGTTGATGCAGCAGCATCGTGTGCCGGTGGTGGTCGAGATCATTCTTGAGCGGGTGACCAATATCTCCATGGGCACCGATCTCAAGGGAATCAACGAGTTCGAGGAGCTGGCCGAGAATCAGGAAGACGCGCCGACGTCCATCGCCGCTTTGACCTGAGACATGCATAACGCACAAGGGGCCGCCGAAGACAGGCCCCGCTAAAAAACCAACGACCCAGAAGGAGATCAAGATGCCCAAGTTTGCCGCCAACCTCAGCATGTTGTTCACCGAGGTGGACTTTCTCGATCGCTTCGAGGCCGCCGCCAAGGCTGGCTTCAAGGGGGTCGAATACCTCTTTCCCTACGACTTCGAGGCCGGTGAGATCAAGCAACGCCTCGACGACAACGGTCTGACTCAGGTGCTGTTCAACCTGCCGGCCGGTGACTGGGGCGCCGGCGAGCGCGGCATCGCCTGTCATCCGGACCGTGTCGAGGAATTCCGCGCCGGTGTCGACCGGGCGATCGAGTATGCCAAGGTGCTGGGCAATACCCAGGTCAACTGCCTGGCCGGCATTCAGCCCGAAGGCGTCAGCGACGACGAGGCGCGCAAGACCCTGGTGGATAACCTGCGCTTCGCCGCCGAGAAGCTCGAGGCCGCCGGCATCCTGTTGATCGCCGAGCCGATCAACACCCGCGACATCCCGGGGTTCTTCCTCAACCGTACCGAGCAGGCGCTGGCGATCTTCGATGAGGTGGGTAGCCAGAACCTGAAGCTGCAGTACGACATTTACCACATGCAGATCATGGAAGGGGACCTGGCGCCGACCATCGAGAAGCATTTCGGTCGCATCGCTCACGTGCAGCTTGCCGATAACCCCGGTCGTCACGAGCCGGGCACCGGCGAGATCAACTATCCCTTCCTGTTCGATCATCTCGATCGCCTGGGCTATGACGGCTGGATCGGCTGCGAGTACAAGCCGGCCGGGTCTACGCAGGAAGGGCTGGGCTGGCTGGATGGCGTGCGCTGAAACGTGACTGTGCCCGGCATCTCGATCGCCGGCGGTGCTCGGAGTCCTCATGTACTGACACCGCTGAGACGCGACTGCGCTTGCCCGGGCTACTTTGGCGGGATGAGCTTTTCCGTCGCCAAGACATCGCGAGGGCGCTGTGAACCCCTCCATGGGCGCTACCTTTGCCATCCATGGCAAAGGACCCTCGCTTTGTCTTGTCCCCGGCGCTCATCCCTTTGAAGCCTCGGATCCAACGACACTTTGGTTACGTGACAGGAGAAATATCATGAGCAAGATCGGTTTTATTGGCCTTGGCATCATGGGGCGTCCCATGGCGGGCCACCTGCTGGACGCCGGCCATGAGCTGACCACCGTCAAGCGCGGCAGCCTGGACGAGACCCTGGCCTCCAAGGGGATGAAGGAGCTCGACAATCCCAAGGCGGTTGCCGAAGGGGCCGAGGTGGTCATCACCATGGTGCCGGATACCCCCGATGTCGAAGAGGTGCTGTTCGGCGAAGGTGGTGTCATCGAAGGGCTCAAGCCCGGCACCCTGGTGATCGACATGAGTTCCATCGCACCGCTGGCCACCCAGGAATTCGCCAAGCGCATCCACGATGCCGGCGGCGAATATGTCGACGCGCCGGTGTCCGGCGGCGAGGGCGGTGCGATCAATGCTGCCCTGACCATCATGGTCGGCGCTACCCAGGAAGGTTTCGAGCGTGCCAACCCGCTGCTCGAGATCATGGGCAAGACCATCACCCACATCGGTGGGCACGGTGCCGGCCAGACCTGCAAGGTGGCCAACCAGATCGTCGTGGCGCTGACCATCGAGGCGGTGTCCGAGGGCCTGTTGTTCGCTTCCAAGGCCGGTGCCGACGTGTCCAAGGTGCGCGAATCGCTGCTCGGCGGCCTGGCCCAGTCGAAGATTCTCGACGTGCACGGCCAGCGGATGATCGACCGCACCTTCGATCCGGGTTTCAAGATCAAGCTGCACCAGAAGGATCTCAACCTGGCGCTCGAAGGCGCGCGCAGCCTCGACCTGGCCCTGCCCGGTACTGCCAATGCCCAGCAGTTGTTCCAGGCCTGCGCCGCGAACGGTGGCGCCGACTGGGATCACGCCGGCATCCTGCGTGCTCTCGAACGGCTCGCCGACCACGAAGTCGGTAGCCGCTGAGTTCTTCCCGCCGGCCGTCGTGGTGGCCGGCGGGGGACAGGGGAGATGACTGCTCCCTAATGGTAGGCGTCGGGTCGTCGTCTGCCAGGCCGGTTACACGGCCATTGCCCGGTGACGGACTTCCCCTGAAGCACCCCTGGTCACCGGGCCCTTTTTTGGGACGTACTGCATAAGTCCCGGTGTACCTCCCGCCATCCGCATGGTAACCGTGAAAGTCAGCGAGCGGAGCGGTTGCGACGAGAACGGCGTCCGCCGATTTATGCAGTACTTTCCTGCGTGAAGGAGACCCTCTGATGAATGCCCTTTCCCCGCTGCTTTCCTCCGATCGGCCCGAGGCCGTGCGCAGTTGGCTCGTTCGCCTCGGCGAGACCGCCGTTGAAGCCGTGCATCCGGATTCGCTGTTGCCCGACAAGCTGCCGACACCGCCGGCCGGCCGCACTCTGGTGGTGGGGGCCGGCAAGGCCGCTGCCGCCATGGCGGCGGCCCTGGAACGTGCCTGGCAGAGCCGTTATCCCGAGGCGCCGCTCGAGGGCCTGGTGGTCACTCGCTATGGCCATGGTCCACAAGGGCAGGGCGCCGAATGCCGCCATATCGAGGTGCTGGAGGCATCCCACCCGATGCCCGACGACCTGAGCGAACGCGCCGCGCGCCGCATGCTCGAGTCCGTCGAGGGGCTCGGCGAGGACGACCTGGTGATCGCGCTGATCTCCGGAGGCGGTTCGGCGTTGATGACCCTGCCGGCACCCGGGGTCGGCCTGGACGAAAAGCAGGCCCTCAACAAGGCATTGCTGCGCTGTGGCGCGCCGATCCGTGAGATCAACACGGTGCGTCGCCACCTGTCCGCCATCAAGGGTGGGCGCCTGGCCGCCACCGCGCATCCGGCGCGCGTGCTGACCTGGCTCATCTCGGACGTGCCCGGTGACGAAGCTTCGCTGATCGCTTCCGGCCCGACCCTGCCCGATGCCACCACGCCGGCCGATGCCCTGGCGATTCTCGAACGACACGGCATCGAGATATCGCCCGACGTGCGTCGGCACCTGGAAGCGCCCGGCGAGGCGCCCCGTGCCGGTGATGCAGACTTTTCCCGGGACGAAAGCGAGATCCTCGCCCGGGCCCGGGATGCCCTGGCCGCCGGTCAGGTGGCCGCCGAGGCCGAGGGCATCGAGGTGCGCCTGCTGGGTGACGATCTGGAAGGCGAGGCCCGCGAACTGGGGCGGGCCCAGGGGCGGATGGCGCTGTCCGCGCAGGATGGCCTGACCCGGCCGTTGCTGATCCTGTCCGGCGGCGAGACCAGCGTGACCGTCCGTGGTGACGGCCGCGGCGGGCGCAATGTCGAATACCTGCTGGGGCTTTTCTCGACCCTCAAGGGCGCGCCGGGCATTCACGCCCTGGCCATCGACACCGATGGCATCGATGGCTCCGAGGACAACGCTGGCGCCATCTTCGGGCCAGCCTGCTGGGAGCGCATGCTCAAACTCGGTCTTGATCCGGACGACTATCTGTCACGTAATGACGCCTATACTTTCTTTGATGCGCTGGATGACCTGATCGTTACCGGTCCGACGCGCACCAACGTCAACGACTTTCGTGCCATTCTGGTATTGCCGAGGACCTCATGACGCTGCCCCCCCATGCTCCGATCCACGAGCCGATTCGCCGCACCAAGATCGTCGCCACCCTCGGGCCGGCCAGCGACCGGCCCGGCGTGCTCGAACGGATGATCGCCGCCGGCGTCGATGTGGTACGCCTCAACTTCTCCCACGGCTCGGCCGACGACCATCGGCGCCGGCTCGTCGAGGTGCGCGAGATCGCCACCCGACTCGGCCGCAGCGTGGCCGCCCTGGGCGATCTGCAGGGCCCCAAGATCCGCATCGCCCGCTTCCGTGACGGCGCCGTGGAACTCGAGCAGGGCCAGGCCTTCGTGCTCGACGTCGCCCTGGATGGCGAGGCCGGCGACGCCGGCCGGGTCGGCTGCGACTACAAGGCCCTGGCCGACGATGTCGCCCCCGGCGATCGCCTGCTGCTCGACGACGGCCGCCTGGTGGTCGACGTCACCCGTGTGGCCGGCAGCGAGATCCACACCACCGTGGTCCAGGGCGGCCGGCTCTCCAACAACAAGGGCATCAACAAGCAGGGCGGCGGCCTCTCCGCCCCGGCACTGACCGACAAGGACAAGGCCGACCTGGCGACCGCCATCGACATCGGCGTCGACTACCTGGCGGTGTCCTTCCCGCGCAGCGCCGCCGACATGCACGAGGCTCGGGCACTGCTCGGCAGCGCCGGCGCCGAGATCGGCCTGGTGGCCAAGCTCGAGCGTGCCGAGGCGGTGGCCGACGACGCCACCCTGGACGGCATCATCGAGGCCAGCGAGGCGGTGATGGTGGCGCGCGGCGATCTCGGCGTGGAGATCGGCGACGAGGCCCTGATCGGCACCCAGAAGCGCATCATCAAGCATGCGCGCAGCCACAACCGCGCGGTGATCACCGCCACCCAGATGATGGAATCGATGATCGAGGCGCCGCTGCCGACCCGTGCCGAGGTGTTCGACGTGGCTAATGCCGTGCTCGATGCCACCGATGCGGTGATGCTCTCCGCCGAGACTGCCGCCGGCGATTTCCCGGTGGAAACCATCGAGGCCATGGCGCGGGTCTGCCTGGGCGCCGAGCGCGAGCGCATCGCCCAGGAATCCGGGCACCGCATCCACGAGGGCTTCTCGCGGATCGACGAGACCATCGCCCTGTCGGCGATGTACGCCGCCAACCACCTCGCCGGGGTGGCGGCCATCGCCTGCATGACGGCCACCGGCTACACGCCGCTGATCGCCTCACGGATCCGCTCGGGGCTGCCGATCGTCGGGCTGGCCCACAACCCCGTCGCCCAGCGGCGCATGGCGTTGTATCGTGGGGTGATCTCCCTGCCCTTCGACACCAGCGAGATGACCGCCGGCGAGCTCAACGATCGCGCGCTGGAGCGTCTGGTGGCCCAGGGCATTGCCGAGCCGGGCGACCATGTGATCCTCACCCGGGGCGATCACATGAATGCCCACGGTGGCACCAATACCCTGAAGATCCTCGATGTGGGCGATGACCACGGTGCCGGCTGAATGACGGAAAACTGTATACAAAGCTGGGGTCGACTGTGGCCAGCTAGCGTGAAACATGCGAAGGTCTCGACAAACAATCCCGGAGAGACAATCCATGAATAACGCCTGGCACAAGGAGATGCTGGCCGAGGTCAAGGCCGGCGGTCGCATCAGCGACCAGGATATCGTCGAGAAGGTCAGACGCGCGGTCTTGATGCAGCGTCTGCCGCCGGATACCAAACTGCCCGAGGTGACGCTGGGCGAGGTGTTCGGTGTCAGCCGCTCGGTCGTGCGCAAGGCGTTGACGCGCCTGGCTTCCGAGCATGTCGTCGACCAACGGCCCAACCAGGTGGCTCGGGTGCGTGCGCCGAGCATCGAGGAAACCCGCGAGACCTTCGAGGCGCGTCGTCTGGTCGAGGGGGAAGTCGTCGCGCAGTTGGCCGGACAACTCGATGACGAGATCATGGCGACCCTGGAAACCCAGGCGCGGCAGGAAACCGAGGCCTATGAACGCGGCGACGAGCCGGCGCGGATCGAGCATTCCCTGACGATCCACCACCTGCTGGCCGAGCACTCGCCCAACCGGGTGCTGGGCGCGATGCTCACCGACCTGGTGCTGCGCACTTCCATCGTCATCGCGCTCTACAAGCGTCCGAGCCTGGCATCCTGCTATCTGGAAAACGACCACCCGCGCCTGCTCGACCGGCTCGGCAAGGGAGACGGCGAGGCCGCGCGCACCTGCATCCACGAGCATCTGCACAGCCTCGAGGCCTTGCTCGACCTTCGTCCCCGCGAGAACAGTATCGATTTGATGTCGATCCTGGGGCGTACCGCCGAACAAACCTAGACCTTGCCGGACCTTTGCTCGCCGGCTTTTCCGACCAAGGCCGGCCTGGTGCCTCTCAGGCCGGTTCTTCTTGCTCTGCCGTGTGCAACGCCGGCGCGAGGTGCGCGATCAAAGCGTCCACCTGATGCTCCGCCGCGTCGATGGAGTCTGCCAGCAATTTTCCTCCGGTTTCCTGATGCTCGACGGCGATCCGGTGGATCCGGGTGATGCCGATGAACTCCAATACCGTGGTCAGGCTGGGTTCCAGGTGATTCATGTGGGCCAGGGGGCCGCCTGGACCGAGACCGCCTTCCCCCCGGGACGACAGGATGACGGCGTGACGAGGGCGTTCGGCCAGCAGCGGGATGAACGGATCTTC contains these protein-coding regions:
- the puuE gene encoding allantoinase PuuE, which gives rise to MTSSTRRDYPRDLIGYGRTPPHADWPGRARIAVQFVLNYEEGGENCVLHGDSGSEQFLSEIIGAESYPDRHLSMESIYEYGSRAGVWRILREFERRGLPLTVFGVAMALERNPEVAHAFKELGHEIACHGYRWIHYQKVPEHIEREHMRKAIEIFQSLYGETPLGWYTGRDSPNTRRLVLDEGSFLYDSDYYGDDLPFWTREADSQGREHDHLVVPYTLDSNDMRFAAPQGFNTADHFFTYLRDAFDVLYAEGEETPKMLSVGLHCRLIGRPGRFRALQRFLDHIEAHDRVWVTRRVDIARHWAERHPVSR
- a CDS encoding ureidoglycolate lyase gives rise to the protein MLELEARPLTQEAFAPFGEVIDTRIADYFHINAGRTRRYHDLARVETLGEEARALISIFVSQPVEVPLTLDFLERHPQGSQAFVPMHEERFLIVVAPPGESIDPESVRAFVTDGRQGVNYRAGTWHAIQSVLEREGEFLVVDRGGQGNNCDEYPIEIRVTLPEHEVVASSDTEFEERQ
- a CDS encoding 2-hydroxy-3-oxopropionate reductase — its product is MSKIGFIGLGIMGRPMAGHLLDAGHELTTVKRGSLDETLASKGMKELDNPKAVAEGAEVVITMVPDTPDVEEVLFGEGGVIEGLKPGTLVIDMSSIAPLATQEFAKRIHDAGGEYVDAPVSGGEGGAINAALTIMVGATQEGFERANPLLEIMGKTITHIGGHGAGQTCKVANQIVVALTIEAVSEGLLFASKAGADVSKVRESLLGGLAQSKILDVHGQRMIDRTFDPGFKIKLHQKDLNLALEGARSLDLALPGTANAQQLFQACAANGGADWDHAGILRALERLADHEVGSR
- a CDS encoding glycerate kinase type-2 family protein, with the protein product MNALSPLLSSDRPEAVRSWLVRLGETAVEAVHPDSLLPDKLPTPPAGRTLVVGAGKAAAAMAAALERAWQSRYPEAPLEGLVVTRYGHGPQGQGAECRHIEVLEASHPMPDDLSERAARRMLESVEGLGEDDLVIALISGGGSALMTLPAPGVGLDEKQALNKALLRCGAPIREINTVRRHLSAIKGGRLAATAHPARVLTWLISDVPGDEASLIASGPTLPDATTPADALAILERHGIEISPDVRRHLEAPGEAPRAGDADFSRDESEILARARDALAAGQVAAEAEGIEVRLLGDDLEGEARELGRAQGRMALSAQDGLTRPLLILSGGETSVTVRGDGRGGRNVEYLLGLFSTLKGAPGIHALAIDTDGIDGSEDNAGAIFGPACWERMLKLGLDPDDYLSRNDAYTFFDALDDLIVTGPTRTNVNDFRAILVLPRTS
- a CDS encoding bifunctional allantoicase/(S)-ureidoglycine aminohydrolase, whose translation is MSQSPVTQRQYYAPHGGHPGQKVMTTDRAMFTEAFAVIPKGVYRDIVTSKLPHWENTRLWILSRPLSGFAETFSQYIMEVSPGGGSERPETDPGAEGVLFVVEGELVLTLGGERHRMVPGGYAFIPPGSDWQLRNEADEPVRFHWIRKAYEFVDGIDVPEAFVVNENDIEPTVMPDCNEVWATTRFVDPDDMRHDMHVTIVTFQPGGVIPFDETHVMEHGLYVLEGKAVYHLNQQWVEVEAGDYMWLRAFCPQACYAGGPGPFRYLLYKDVNRHMALPYSKRR
- the hyi gene encoding hydroxypyruvate isomerase, with the translated sequence MPKFAANLSMLFTEVDFLDRFEAAAKAGFKGVEYLFPYDFEAGEIKQRLDDNGLTQVLFNLPAGDWGAGERGIACHPDRVEEFRAGVDRAIEYAKVLGNTQVNCLAGIQPEGVSDDEARKTLVDNLRFAAEKLEAAGILLIAEPINTRDIPGFFLNRTEQALAIFDEVGSQNLKLQYDIYHMQIMEGDLAPTIEKHFGRIAHVQLADNPGRHEPGTGEINYPFLFDHLDRLGYDGWIGCEYKPAGSTQEGLGWLDGVR
- a CDS encoding YfcC family protein yields the protein MILFIFIALASIATYFVPAGTYERIPGPSGRTTIDATSFQYVESTPVGPVDFMLAIPNGLMSAGQVVFFTFMIGGMFMVLRRTGIIEIGVDKLSRRFASRSLLMIPVLMTTFAVVATLIGTQELSLVYVPVILPLMIALRFDSVTAAAVALCATTAGFTTGVLNPINTGLGQQLSGLPLYSGFALRAVAFVIILCIGIFFVMRYARRIHDDPSLSLMADDANEAEKRSSYQHATDEGALVASSRQKLAALAAFGFFALLVYGVLAQGWFMMEMAGLFIIMGIVVGLIAGLKGDEICEGFNQGFRDVLVGAMIAGIARGVAVVLEDGQIMDTLVHGLGNLVGELPSLLSAIGMYFAQLGFNFVVPSGSGQALVTMPIMAPLADLIGVTRQTAVLAYQLGDGIGNILYPTSGYFMATLALAGVPWQKWVKFFFPLFCTWVLTSLCFLMFAQATQWVG
- the gcl gene encoding glyoxylate carboligase — encoded protein: MARMTAAEAAVHVLKKEGVDVAFGLPGAAINPFYAAMRNVGGVDHVLARHVEGASHMAEGYTRTQPGNVGVCIGTSGPAGTDMITGLYSASADSIPILCITGQAPANKLHKEDFQAVDIKAIAGPVTKWAITVLEPAQVPRAFQQAFQIMRSSRPGPVLIDLPIDVQMTEIEFDPDTYESLPAYKPSASRAQIEKAMGMLNESDQPLLVAGGGIINADASELLTEFAEITGVPVIPTLMGWGTIPDDHPLMAGMVGLQTAHRYGNATMLASDFVMGIGNRWANRHTGALDSYTEGRTFVHVDIEPTQIGRIFGPDYGIVSDAKAALELFVEVAKEWKAEGKLKDRSAWAEECQERKRTLLRKTHFDNVPVKPQRVYEEMNKAFGKNTRYVSTIGLSQIAGAQFLHVYKPRHWINCGQAGPLGWTIPAALGVRRADPETDIVALSGDYDFQFMVEELAVGAQFNLPYIHVLVNNSYLGLIRQAQRGFDMDYQVQLSFENINCPEINGYGVDHVSVVEGLGCKALRVTDPEKIGEAFAEARELMQQHRVPVVVEIILERVTNISMGTDLKGINEFEELAENQEDAPTSIAALT